Genomic segment of Bacteroides stercoris ATCC 43183:
GGCATTGGCTATGACTACAAGTCTGTATTTCTCGCCTATCAGGCTTTGTTTCAGGGTCACTATGTACTTTCCATCCTGTAACTGTATTTGCGGCGCCTCATAGCTGAACGTTTCCGTGGAACTGTTTGCCTTGAATACCAATACTTTCAGTTGGGCTATGTCTATTGCATTTTCCTCGTTGGATGTAATGGCGCGGGTGGCGGTACTTCCGTCCGTTGCCGTCGGTAGCGAAATGCGGAGTGTGAGCATTACTTCGCCATTGTCGGTCAGTGTGCCAGGTTGCCCATTGTCGCAAGCCAGCAGAGCAAGGACGATTACCGCACAGGTTACAATGCGTAATAATGCGGCGGATTTGCTTCTATATTCCGATAGCCCTGTCATACTTTCTTTAATTTACATTTCCGTTTCCTGTTCCACTTCTCCCCATGGCAGTACTTTTACGAATACTCTTATTTCGGTCTTTCTGAAATCTATTTCAATGTCAGTTTGCTTTCCGGCTTCCGCTCGTAAGAGGTGTAGCTCGTTATCCTGCGTAATGGTGCATAGTTTTTCCTGCCCTCTGTATATTTCCACTTCGATACATTCTTCTTCTTGGGTTGGAAATATGCGAAAGGGCGGAGCATAGGCATCTCCTTGCTCATCTGTAAAGGTTGGTGGTTTGTATCTTGCGTTTTCTCCGGTTACTTTTCCCATGAAATCCACTTCGGAACCCGTTCCCCGTACAATGAAGGTATAGGTTTCTCCCTGATACGGATAGCGTTCTGCAAGATAGCGTGTCCGTATGCTCAACCCTGCGGTCATTTTTTCCATAACCAGCGTGATTTTTTCCTCTTGTATGCTCCTTGTAGCGGTGTTGTTCAGCTCCTTGCGGCAGTAAAAGAGGTCAGTAACAGGTAAATGGCTTCCTTCGGCATGTTGTTTCAGTTTCAGGCGTGCTTCCTCTAGCAGGGTCCCCGGTTTGATTTTGGCGGTAATCAGGGTATCTTCCTTGATGTTTCCCCACGCTACGAGGGTAAGCCGTGCTTCTTTGTGGTTTCCGAAAAGATAGTCTGATGACACTCCTGCAGGAACCATGCGTACAAAACCGTTTTCTCCGAAAAGATACACTTCCGATTTCTCCAGTACACCGCTTTGGGTGAGATCATTACCTGCCGCATCCACTACCCGCACGTGTATTTCGTACTGCATGCAGTCTCCGGTGTCTTCCCGCACGCATGATACGTGCAGAAAGGCAAGGCAGGCATACGATGCCGTAAGTATGGCTGTGCGGATAGGTTTCATTATTGTTTATGGTTTCGGGTAATTATTCGAATGTCACGTCCTGCGTGATGTTCAGTGCCCAGTCGGCTACACTCACTGTCAGTTCGAGTGAAGTAGGGTTTATCTCTCCGGTGGGGTCATCGGTTCCTATATTCTTGATAGTTGCCTTGATGGCATAGGTCGTGTTGCGGGCAATGTTTGAAGTACCCGTGCCCGAAGCTCCGGTGATATTTGTTCCGGTCTGGCTCTTGTTGACGATTATCGGATAATAGATGGTGGTTCCTGCATCACTTGCACTTTTCTTGAACGTTCCTTCCAGTACCAATGCCGTACGGGTGGCCTCTTCGTTGGGGAGTATATAGAACCAGTAGTCGGTTTTATGCTCGATACCTACGCTTACCGGGGGAGTGACCGAGTTTGCCAGATAAGCTACAGTTCCGCTGGAGCCGGTGTAGTTTCCGGTCAGATAATCCGGTGTGCTCATTTTGGTGGTGCTGTATCCTCCCGTGCCCGGTACAGCTTCTTTCACGGCATTCCGCACAAAGATGTTTTTCAGTTCGTAGGATGCCGCCGAGTACTGTCCGTTGGGGTCAAATTCGGTTCTGATGCCGCTTACGGACACTCTTGCAACGAGCCTGCTCAGCCGGGCTGTCATACCGGTGTTGATGCCTGCGTCCAGTGTGAAGGTGGCGTTGCCATCACCGTTTTTTACGTCTCCGCTCATGGGCAGACAATCCTTGGTCTGGGCATCGCCCAGTGCAATTGTCCTCTTCAGGAAGTCGGTCTTGTTCAGGACGCCTGAAAAATAACCGTCTGTAGGGGCGTTGGCTACCACGATGCCCGTACAGCTCGTTGCCGGAGTACAGTTGATGGTTGTTGCCGGAGTGGTGTTATTGGTTACGGTCCGTATGGCATTCACCGATTCGTCGCTGTTGAAGATGGCGACGGTGAAACGCTTCACCGTATTCTCTTCGTTTTGTGTAG
This window contains:
- a CDS encoding FimB/Mfa2 family fimbrial subunit, with product MKPIRTAILTASYACLAFLHVSCVREDTGDCMQYEIHVRVVDAAGNDLTQSGVLEKSEVYLFGENGFVRMVPAGVSSDYLFGNHKEARLTLVAWGNIKEDTLITAKIKPGTLLEEARLKLKQHAEGSHLPVTDLFYCRKELNNTATRSIQEEKITLVMEKMTAGLSIRTRYLAERYPYQGETYTFIVRGTGSEVDFMGKVTGENARYKPPTFTDEQGDAYAPPFRIFPTQEEECIEVEIYRGQEKLCTITQDNELHLLRAEAGKQTDIEIDFRKTEIRVFVKVLPWGEVEQETEM
- a CDS encoding fimbrial protein, which produces MKTNSYLWSMLAAATFTLAGCGSEENGITEPMPQGKTAQLELRLTGSGVNTKATGSALPTQNEENTVKRFTVAIFNSDESVNAIRTVTNNTTPATTINCTPATSCTGIVVANAPTDGYFSGVLNKTDFLKRTIALGDAQTKDCLPMSGDVKNGDGNATFTLDAGINTGMTARLSRLVARVSVSGIRTEFDPNGQYSAASYELKNIFVRNAVKEAVPGTGGYSTTKMSTPDYLTGNYTGSSGTVAYLANSVTPPVSVGIEHKTDYWFYILPNEEATRTALVLEGTFKKSASDAGTTIYYPIIVNKSQTGTNITGASGTGTSNIARNTTYAIKATIKNIGTDDPTGEINPTSLELTVSVADWALNITQDVTFE